Proteins co-encoded in one Candidatus Manganitrophaceae bacterium genomic window:
- a CDS encoding alcohol dehydrogenase catalytic domain-containing protein, protein MQGLAFKKALTFRKNLPLPALPGEARIQVSLAGICSTDLEIAKGYMGFHGVLGHEFVGVVESAPDPIWIGKRVVGEINAACGECCFCARGMRNHCNQRTVLGILGRDGSFAEQLSLPIQNLHLVPENLTDEEAVFAEPLAAAFRITEQLSIRPEDRVTLLGDGKLGLLIAQVLKGRCRLVVLGRHTERRELLEQWGIQSLSPDQTIPLQHLSDIVIDATGSPKGFDLAQQLVRPQGTIVLKTTCAGRPKVDLAKMVIDEVTVVGSRCGPFEPALEALAQKKVDVRSLITEVFPLKKGKEAFRKAAERGALKVLLQP, encoded by the coding sequence ATGCAGGGACTCGCATTTAAGAAGGCCCTGACCTTCCGCAAAAACCTCCCGCTCCCCGCCCTCCCCGGCGAAGCCCGGATTCAGGTCTCTCTGGCCGGCATCTGCAGCACCGACTTGGAAATTGCAAAAGGGTATATGGGGTTCCACGGCGTCTTGGGGCATGAGTTTGTCGGCGTCGTTGAATCGGCCCCCGATCCGATCTGGATCGGGAAGCGGGTCGTCGGCGAGATCAACGCCGCCTGCGGCGAATGCTGTTTCTGCGCCCGAGGAATGCGAAACCACTGCAATCAGCGGACGGTCCTCGGCATTCTCGGAAGGGACGGCAGCTTTGCCGAGCAGCTCTCCCTGCCGATCCAAAACCTCCATCTTGTTCCGGAAAATCTCACCGACGAAGAAGCGGTTTTCGCCGAACCGCTCGCCGCCGCTTTCCGAATCACCGAGCAACTCTCGATCCGTCCCGAAGACCGCGTCACGCTGCTCGGCGACGGCAAGCTTGGTCTTCTGATTGCACAAGTCTTGAAGGGGCGCTGCAGGTTGGTCGTCCTCGGACGACACACAGAACGAAGAGAACTCCTAGAGCAGTGGGGCATCCAATCTCTTTCCCCTGACCAAACCATCCCGCTCCAGCATCTCTCCGACATCGTGATTGACGCCACCGGCTCCCCGAAAGGCTTCGACCTCGCCCAACAACTGGTCCGCCCCCAAGGGACCATCGTCCTGAAGACTACCTGCGCCGGCCGCCCCAAAGTGGATCTGGCGAAAATGGTCATCGACGAGGTCACCGTGGTTGGTTCCCGCTGCGGGCCATTCGAGCCGGCGCTCGAAGCGCTTGCTCAGAAAAAGGTCGATGTTCGCTCGTTGATTACAGAGGTGTTCCCGCTGAAGAAAGGAAAAGAAGCATTTCGGAAAGCGGCAGAGCGCGGGGCGTTGAAGGTGTTGCTCCAGCCCTAA
- a CDS encoding ATP-dependent helicase → MEPSSTLGSEAGTRPLSPKQQEAVAHGEGPLLIIAGAGTGKTLVITRRIVHLIATKQAKPHEILALTFTEKAAKEMEERVDLLVPYGYTGVTISTFHAFGDRILREHGLRLGLTPDFRVLSRPEQVIFFRKHLFAFPLKTFRPLGNPTKHIEALLTLFSRAKDEDVGPGAYLSHADRQFTLALATPEDPSLLEEAAFQKELAETYRHYQQLLMEEGCIDFGDQVSMTLRLFREHPNVLKKIQSQFRYILVDEFQDTNFAQFQLVRLLAAGHNNITVVGDNDQSIYKFRGAAISNILGFGRMYHDAKRVVLTENYRAVQPILDASYRLIQQNNPDRLEIQEEIDKRLVSQVEDPVPSLLDLPVVHLHFDTLSSEADAVARIISEEQQGGRNLGDFAILVRANADADPFLRALNVRGIPYRFTGNRGLYSRPEIRLLIAFMRAVADFHDSSSLYYLATSELYRLPDETLARCNALARRKNQSLYEIFKEIETDGTPLSPEAAATLQKLLADLQASLQRAREVDAGVVLYEFIRRSGLLEQYAERMTAAQEVKIQNVARFFEEIRRFQQLTPTSALHDVVAYLDLLIKAGEDPPAAEAEVDASAVSVLTFHKAKGLEFDTVFMVCLVDGKFPSRERRESIELPVELIQEEIPEGDIHIQEERRLFYVGMTRARRRLYLTSARDIGGVRERKVSPFVLEALNLPIQAVPTTKASALEAIARHGAVEQPDLFTRRAPASNEPLYLTHYQIDDYSTCPLKYKFTHILRVPIYQHHAVLYGSAMHQAVAAYLSAKMTDGLDNEATPRQALPLEAVLAVFERAWRSEGFLSRQHEEQRFAAGRAALRRFYEAQERGGRPPTYIEKEFSFTFDGNRIAGRWDRVDETDMGGVVIDYKTAEVHDQKTADKKAKENLQLTLYAWAYRERFGSLPVRVELHFLDSGLVGTAVKQEKEIEKLQERIRLVAEGIRREIFEARPTYIACQYCAYQDICPNTAGAE, encoded by the coding sequence ATGGAGCCCTCATCGACCCTTGGATCGGAAGCCGGCACGCGTCCCCTCTCCCCGAAGCAGCAAGAGGCGGTGGCGCATGGCGAAGGGCCGCTCCTCATCATCGCCGGGGCGGGGACCGGCAAGACGCTCGTCATCACCCGCCGGATCGTCCACCTGATTGCAACCAAGCAAGCGAAGCCGCACGAAATTCTGGCGCTGACTTTCACCGAAAAGGCGGCGAAGGAGATGGAGGAGCGGGTCGATCTGCTGGTCCCTTATGGCTATACCGGGGTGACGATTTCCACCTTTCATGCGTTCGGTGACCGGATCCTGCGGGAACATGGACTCCGGCTCGGATTGACCCCCGATTTTCGGGTGTTGTCGCGGCCGGAGCAGGTGATCTTCTTTCGAAAGCATCTCTTTGCTTTTCCGCTGAAAACCTTCCGTCCCCTCGGGAATCCCACCAAGCATATCGAAGCGCTCCTGACCCTCTTCTCCCGCGCCAAGGATGAAGATGTCGGTCCGGGAGCCTATCTTTCCCATGCCGATCGGCAGTTCACCCTGGCGCTGGCGACGCCGGAGGATCCAAGCCTGTTGGAAGAAGCGGCGTTCCAAAAAGAACTGGCGGAGACCTACCGGCATTATCAGCAGCTGTTGATGGAGGAGGGGTGCATCGACTTCGGCGATCAAGTCTCTATGACGCTCCGCCTCTTCCGAGAGCACCCGAATGTTCTCAAAAAGATCCAATCTCAATTCCGGTATATCTTGGTCGATGAATTTCAAGATACCAACTTCGCCCAGTTCCAACTGGTTCGCCTGCTTGCCGCCGGCCACAACAACATCACCGTCGTGGGGGATAACGACCAGAGCATCTACAAATTTCGGGGGGCGGCGATCTCGAACATTCTCGGTTTCGGAAGGATGTACCACGACGCAAAGCGGGTGGTTCTGACCGAGAACTACCGGGCGGTCCAGCCGATTCTCGACGCTTCTTACCGTCTGATCCAGCAGAACAACCCCGACCGTCTGGAGATCCAGGAGGAGATCGACAAGCGGTTGGTCTCTCAGGTCGAAGATCCCGTGCCGTCGCTTCTCGATCTGCCGGTCGTCCACCTTCACTTCGACACCCTCTCCTCCGAGGCCGATGCGGTGGCCCGGATCATCTCTGAAGAACAGCAAGGGGGGAGAAACCTCGGCGATTTTGCCATCCTCGTGCGGGCGAACGCCGATGCCGATCCATTTTTAAGGGCGCTGAATGTCCGCGGCATCCCCTATCGGTTTACCGGCAACCGCGGCCTCTACTCGCGGCCTGAGATCCGGCTGCTGATCGCCTTTATGCGGGCGGTGGCCGACTTTCACGACAGCAGCAGCCTTTATTATCTTGCGACTTCGGAACTCTACCGTCTCCCGGACGAAACGCTCGCCCGCTGCAATGCGTTGGCCCGCCGGAAGAACCAGAGTCTCTATGAAATCTTCAAGGAGATTGAGACCGACGGAACACCCCTTTCGCCGGAAGCGGCGGCAACGCTTCAGAAGCTGCTCGCAGATCTGCAGGCCTCGCTCCAGCGGGCGCGCGAGGTGGATGCCGGCGTGGTTCTCTATGAGTTCATCCGGCGAAGCGGGCTGTTGGAGCAGTATGCCGAGCGGATGACGGCGGCGCAGGAGGTGAAGATTCAGAATGTCGCCCGCTTCTTCGAGGAGATCCGTCGGTTCCAGCAGCTGACGCCGACCTCGGCGCTGCACGATGTCGTCGCTTACCTCGATCTATTGATCAAGGCGGGAGAGGATCCCCCCGCGGCGGAGGCCGAAGTCGATGCCTCGGCCGTCTCCGTATTGACCTTTCATAAAGCGAAGGGGCTGGAGTTCGATACGGTCTTCATGGTCTGCCTGGTCGATGGAAAGTTTCCGAGCCGGGAGCGGCGTGAGAGCATCGAGCTGCCGGTCGAATTGATCCAGGAAGAAATCCCGGAGGGGGACATCCACATCCAAGAAGAGCGGCGGCTCTTTTATGTCGGAATGACCCGCGCGCGCCGCCGCCTCTATCTCACCAGCGCCCGCGACATCGGCGGGGTGCGCGAGCGAAAGGTGAGCCCGTTCGTCCTGGAGGCGCTCAACCTGCCGATTCAGGCGGTTCCGACGACCAAGGCCTCCGCGTTAGAGGCGATCGCCCGGCATGGCGCGGTGGAGCAGCCCGACCTCTTCACCCGGCGGGCGCCGGCTTCAAATGAGCCGCTTTATCTCACCCACTATCAGATCGACGACTACTCCACCTGTCCGCTGAAATATAAGTTCACCCACATTCTGAGGGTGCCGATCTATCAGCACCACGCCGTCCTCTATGGAAGCGCGATGCATCAGGCGGTGGCGGCCTACCTTTCGGCGAAGATGACCGACGGCCTGGACAATGAGGCGACCCCCCGTCAGGCGTTGCCGCTCGAGGCGGTCTTGGCGGTCTTCGAGCGGGCGTGGCGCAGCGAAGGGTTTTTGAGCCGCCAACATGAAGAGCAGCGGTTCGCGGCGGGCCGTGCGGCGCTGAGGCGATTCTACGAAGCGCAGGAGCGCGGCGGAAGGCCTCCGACCTACATCGAAAAGGAGTTTTCGTTTACCTTCGACGGCAATCGGATTGCGGGGCGATGGGACCGGGTCGACGAGACCGACATGGGAGGGGTGGTCATCGATTACAAAACGGCCGAGGTGCACGACCAGAAGACGGCCGACAAGAAGGCGAAGGAGAACCTTCAGCTCACCCTCTACGCCTGGGCCTACCGGGAGCGGTTCGGGTCGTTACCGGTTCGGGTGGAGCTCCACTTCCTTGATTCGGGGCTGGTCGGGACGGCGGTCAAACAAGAAAAAGAGATCGAGAAGTTGCAAGAGCGGATTCGGCTGGTGGCGGAGGGGATTCGAAGGGAAATTTTTGAGGCGCGCCCCACCTACATCGCCTGCCAGTACTGCGCCTATCAGGACATCTGTCCGAATACCGCCGGAGCGGAATAA